gctcataccgtattcgttttcatattttttaccggatacgaaaacgaatacagatagctcgaatacggaaacaaatatggattatctcgaatacgaataagaatcgaatatgatcggacacgaatacgaaaacaattttttctcggaacacgaaaaccaacttctaatagaaacaaatatcaacttatataattagctcactttatattaaatgtagtataatttataaatatttttaaaaatttaaataatattaatagtgtggactagtgttaagagataaaccactattaaaatctaaaaatgtatattgaaggtcatagagttataaagaaatggggtatgtctcatggcttctgcggatatccaaatagcactgttcaccggatatccgaattattatctGTATCTGACGGAAACCCCGATACCAtattcgtatccgtatccgggagaaaatatccgtattcgtatctgtatccgaactatccgagaattatccgatccgaaaggtatccgtattcgttttttgccggagcggacggaaactatccgctccgttttcatccctacatgTGGCCGCCGCTCCATCCTCCGCCGCCTGTCACCGCCGCTccatccgccaccgccgctgtcgccTAGGCCGCTCCGACCGAGACTTCGCTCCCGCCGAGACCGCCacggggtcgtccgccgccggcttccgcgccgcctcgccgccggccagccgCCAGAtccagagagggagaggggcgccggcggcgcagtAGAGGAGGGGGAGCGAGTGGGGAAAggcagagaaagagaggagagataaaAAGTGAGGATAGAGAATGGGAGGGACCCACTGTAAAGGAAAACGTAGACCACATGCACTATGGAGTTTGTTGCTTACGAAGTTTTTAGTCTAGATGGAAGTTTTGGCTCCTCAAAAATTAGTGACACACTATGAGTGCCCTTAGCACCCGGAAATCCTATTGGGCAATCGATCGCCTGGGGCGATCAGATCCCCTCCCCCAcgcagttttctttttttgcactgctttactttcctattttagtaagtttatacatctaaaatttgtatacctaaagtttatatctctaaagtttatccacctaaagttgtagagcgaatgtttataggtcaaaagtttatatacccgattcaaattcaaattctgattcaaatattttatattttcctcTTCTAGTaagtttatgcacctaaagtttacacatctaaagtttatccacCTGTTtgtatacccgattcaaattcaaattcgaattcaaatattttatatattctatacataaagtttatGCGTGCAAAATTTACGGTATAAAGTCTATGCACGTGAATgagagtattattttttttctattttttttactaattttgtttttttttttaaaattatgatgaaaggagagaagggagaggagtaCAGGGGGAAGGGGCGGGTTGATCGCTctagcgatcacccgcccattagcctcACCCCTTAGCACCTCCTGTTGGGTGCCGGTTTCTAAATTCAGCATCACGTGGAGTTGATAACCGACAACTAAaggctttttttttaagtagtgtgtGCGCAGTTACAGAGTTAATCCGTGACCGTGATCATCTCCACTTCGATCGACCCTTTCGTCGCGGCCATGAAATCGCCATCAAAACTGCGGCATCCGATCGGGAAAAGGACATCCCCGTACACGAGCCCGACTCGTACCAGTTCACCACACCACACTACCCCGCCCCACGCTATAAATACAAgcgctcctcgtcctcctcgaccTCGATCGATCGtatcccaccaccaccaccagagctAGCGCAGCAACCGTGAGCTCAGTTCAGTTTTCATTTGGTCGTCGTTCGAGTCGTCAGCTAGCTTCGATTCAAAGAAGGCAAACAATGAGGTTCGTGGCGGCGTACCTGATGGCGACCATTGGCGGCAACGCGAGCCCGACCAAGGACGACGTGCGCGCCATCCtcggcgccgtcggcgccgaCATCGACGAGGACAAGCTCGGCTACCTCTTCGACCAGGTCGCCGGCAAGGACCTCGCCGAGATCTTGGCCGCCGGAAGCGAGATGCTCGCCTTCggcgccgctccggccgccgccgccgccactgccggtGGCGCCGCGGCAGCtggggagaaggaggaggaggagaaggttgaggagaaggagaaggagggggaGGACGACATCGTCTTCAGCCTCTTCGACGACGAATGAGCTATCGACCTTCGTCTTCAGCCCTGCATCTACGTGCCATAGTCTACATGTCGTCAGTCTAAGTTTGtacaagtagtagtagtatatatactagtagtaaAATGCACATGCTTCGTTACGGGTAAAATGAATGGTTGAATGCTGTAAAGTACACAGTTAACATCATAATAATGTTTCAAGATAGATATATTATTTATTGGGTTAATTATAATTTGGGTGGATAGAAAATCCttacgtattttttttattaggtatagatatatATTGATCTTCAATCCTACGATATATTTATAGCCCATATCGCTTTTCAAGTTTGCAGTGTGTACAAGTCTCTCGGAAATGCTAATGAGCGATTGCTCGCCTGGCGACGGGGGTAGCGATCAATTcgcaccccctccccctccccctcctcttcccttcctccaccttgtttccttttttggcaccgcattactttcctattttaataaatttatacacctaaagtttgtacacctcaagtttacacatctaaagtagacccaaagtttataagtcataagtttatatatccgattcaaatttgaatttgatattgtttatatatagtatttctataaatctaaagtttatacacctaaagtttatagactaaagtttataagtcaaaagtttatatacccatttcaaatttgaatttgaattatatctgattcaaatttgaatttgaattcaaatattttctatatatagtatttctatacatctaaagtttatacacctaaagtttatacacccaaagtttataagacaaaagtttacatacccgattcaaatttaaatttgaattacatctgattcaaatttgaatttgaattacatctgattcaaatttgaatttgaattcaaatattttctatatatagtatttctatacatctaaagtttatacacctaaactttatagacctaaagtttataagtcaaaactttacatacccgattcaaatatgaatttgaattatatctgattcaaatttgaatttgaattcaaatattttctatacatctaaagtttatacacctaaagtttatagacccaaagtttataagtcaaaagtttatatacccgattcaaatttaaatttgaattcaaattttttatatatagtatttctatatataaatttttctaacttttgttttttttaaaaatttttgtggtgtactgtagtagtaagagaagaaggggaggaggaaggggagaagaggaaggaggtATTGCCTATATGAGGGAGGGGGCGAATCTGATCGCTGggcgatcgcccattagcccctcccccctcccccccaagtCTCTATCGTTCTGTACCCATCACCCAAAGCAAGAATAGTGCATTGAGTGAAAGCATGGTTATATCTCTATCCTTACCATACATTATACATATACTAAGTATTTAAAGCTCAACATGCGAGACAGTATTTATTAATACTCCTAAAGTCTAACATACAAGTATACCGTATCAACCAAGTAAACACTTAAAGCTCAACATGTAAAGCATAATAATgacatttataatttattaaattctaaaaatcaaCATACACATGTTAAATTGTCATCCTTAAATTATTTCCATAATATTTCAGTCCAAATCCATCCATTGTTTATACAACATTTAACACCATTCAAATATCCCGCAACAAATTGTAGGAGTCACATTAGTACAGAAAGCATGTTTCCAAACGGTCAAATCCTATTTTTCGTGCGATTGAGCAGCCCGTCTGCTCAAAAGAGTCTACGAAAATCATTATTTTACCATGTGGGTGGCGAACCACACATGAGCATTGATTTCGCACGCGTGTGCTTATGTCACccaaaataaaattccaaaaatataaaaatcccTAAAAATCAAAACCCTAACTCCTATCTGCACCCAAATGCTGGCGGTGGCAGATCCAGCCGTCGTGGGACCGATGGAGGAAGATCCGCCCGCAGCTGACCGCTCGAGGTCACTAAGCCAACCGCACCTGCCGATGGCCagtgagagagaaaagaggagaggaggtgagagagaggagagaactCAGAGGAGGTTCAAAATAAcgaggagagggggtgagagagATGGACAGAAGGTAAGGATGATGACTTTAAAGATTTTGAAGTGTTGAGAGAGAAAAGGAGGCAAGTCGAACTTCTAAGTGGATCCTTAAGAGACCTGCCTGTTAAAATAGACCCATTTTACATGCGGGTATGTTAAGAGATCCGtctgcgaaaatcatttttttcatgtatCTTAGTGGTTGTATGCAAAAATGTTCTCGATTTTTGTAGATGTGACCAGTTACGACCCATCTACAATTTAAAGGGGGGTCTTGTTCAGAAAAAATGTTTCTAGTAGTGTCAGTACATATATAGAAATAATTCGGATTTAATTGTTCTCCGACAATAACACGGGAAGAATTATCCTTAATATATGCCATATAGAATGCAGATGTTAATCTCTCGGTTGTGCTGCAAATGAGGCTACGAGTAAAAGAGACTAGGCTGTGTTCAGCAGCCATATTTCCTAACTCATCACCATCGTTTCTCACACGTACgatttttaaactgctaaacattGTGGTTTTTACAAAGCTTTTCTAttggaaagttgttttaaaaaatcatattaatccattttttaaaaaattaactaatacttaattaatcatgcactaataagTCGCTCCGTTTTACGTGCACGTGGGATAAGTTTTTACGAGGCCTTTGGGTGTCCTCATTTCACAAGAGAGAGTTGAGCTATTGCAGTCAGAACCCATGTGACGATGTTAGCAGCAGTGGCGATGTAGGCCTCAGAGCTGTCGTCTTAACAACGCTATAGTATCAAACAAAAGAACTAAGCCTACTAGAGGGAAAAGGTGAATTATAGGATcaacaaaaaccaaaaacttatAGCGAAATTAAATGTCGCActcgaaatcgatggagatCAATCAGACCAGCCTAACTGCTCCAGTCTGACCGGTGTAGATCGGCCGGTCGGACTGCCCTTCGTGCCGCCATCGCCTGTCGCCTCCTGTGCTCATGTAATGtaacctttctctctctctctcgtgaacggcggtggtggcggcgactgTTGTGCGTgacagtggaggaggaggattggCGCGACGGCATCCACCAATCCCATCCCCAGTCCTTACTCTAGTCCTCTCCCCAAGTAGTGGCAGCGGCTCTGCCTGGGACGAGCAGCGACGGCACTATTATTATCTACTCCACTGTCTATTAAAGCCACTATTCCTTCTCCCGTTCGGCCATTCCccatccctcctctcccacgaGCAGCACCACTCCTCTGATGGTAAGTAAGATTTTTGTTCTTTGATTCATATTGTGCAAATgccaaatattatatatatatgtcatgtgCTATATTGTTCATGTAGAGTTCAATTGACCATGTGACAGTAATGTGTCATTTTTAGCccaaattttgtcaaatttttcaatttttttccctaGTATTTTCCAAAACCGCTATATTGCTTAGCTGCTGATATAGCCTGCTATAGATTTTCTTAGCTATTGGAGAGCTGATCCGCTAAATGTCTTAGCCCACTATTTAGAACATTGGTTTTAATCAGGCAATGTCATTGTTTTGTCGGCGTGTCCTTCTCAAAGGCTTCGTTTTAGTGGTTTTCTCTTGTTGGACCACTGTTCTTAGGTTGAGTGTCTCGGTCCGCATGTTAGCTCGCTTTTGTCAGTGCTAGGGTTTTTCTATAGTTAATCATATTGTTGTAAGGATGTTGGGTTCGATTTTCCTTATAAACTAAATCAGATATCTTCTTCTAACGGTGAATCACAGGAGCTTCCTGCCTGTTCCATCTAATTTGAGGAACTGCACACCGGTTAACTTGGAGGTTATAATTTTCCTAGAAATTATGGCGGACACCTAGACCTGATATTCTGTGTAATTATCCATGAGGGCATAAGCATGAACATGCAAAAGCAGTACCCATCAGGCTTTGGATGTTTACCCAATTATTGAACTATGTTTAGGATTAGATACAACAAAAAGATCTAAgcattattttcaaacacaatgCTTTCGAAAAAACTTTACAGcgtaatataattttatatagggAATACAAAACCCTCTTTGATGAATATAGTGATAAGAGAGTGAGAAgggcatttcttggatttcaAAAGATTAACAGAAACTATTTCGTGGGTCACCAccgacctttttttttctattttcacaTGTAGGAGCATTGTCACCTCATAGCAGTCCATATGCATAAGCATCGAGAGAACAAGAgatttcatttctttttctcaGGCCTGTAGTTTGCAAATGCATAAAAAGCAATGGCAACACATGGTTTTCCAATGAGTTAAGACAATGAAAGAAGAAGTAtattaaacaaaataaaaaaggcGCAAGACCATGTAAGAAATGGAGTACCAAAATAATGTCTATTTATGGCCTGAGGTCCTAGGGTGTTGGCGGGCTCAGATGGCCAACAACACAATGAAGAAAAACAGACCAACAGTAGGCACACCAGGCCTCCTATAATGCGCTCCATACATTCCATCAGATGAAGGGTGTTCTGATCTCCCCTCTTAGATAAATGTTTTCAgggtttctataaaaaaaattgagaacgaGTTTCTATTAATTATTgcatgcaaaaaagaaaagggttgTAGTAATTGGGAATGGGCAGTATCGAGAAAATTGCATGCATATACACTTCTAGTTCTAGCAGTAGAACCTAACAAAAATTTGGAGAAATAATTGAGCCCTGTAGTTCAGGACATGGTAGGCACTCTGCAGTTGAGAAAGGCAGCTATTGACATGCTTGTTAGTGTTTAGATCTGCTTCGCTGTTTGTAACAATTCATGGCAGTAGAACCGATTGGCTCAGGCCACAGTGCAGTGCTCTCTTTAAAGACAGTGAGCAATACACCTCAAGGCTCAGATCAGTAGCTACCCATTTCTTTCGAAGCTTAGGAAAATCTCATGCAATTATATGCTCGAATTGAAACATATCATTATTTCTTTGCTTTGCTTCAAGATCACATGGAGTCATGGACCAGAGATCAaatcgaacaaaaaaaaagaaaaaaaaatgggggTGAAGAGAAACAGAGTGGTTACCCCCAGGGCATGTCGAGTTGTCGACTAATCTTGGTGCCACCGCCGGGTGGAGATCTCGCTGCTCCGGCGGATCCCGAAGGCGGGGAGCGCGTAGAGCCACGCCACGGAGGCGCAcagcgccacggccgccgcgatctcggccggcgacggccgcTCCGCGAGGCCGGCCCCAccggcgcgccaccgccggaaGAGGATGTAGAGGGAGGCGAGCGCGAGGGCCCGGAATACGCGGTCGGCGTGgcctcccgtcgccgccgccgccggcgcaggtccagcctcgccggcggcgacctcgtcgtcgtcgtcgtccatgctCAGACGACGAGGTGGGGAACGGATTTACCGGTGTAGTTGAGTTCGCGAGGCCCAAGTCCGTCTTTTTTACTTGGGCTGAAGCAATCGGGCCCAAATTTGGGAGAACTATTGAAAACCCAACTtagggccgtgtttagtttctccttcaaaattttttttttgacataaaCGAAAACACAttcgaagtattaaatatagattaaaataaaataaattaaagattTCATCCGTAAACTGTTAGAGGAATTTATTAAACAAGTAAACAACAAACGAGCCAACTCgatttgtgtgtgtttttttcttgtagTTGATGCCAACCAAAAATAGCTTTCCAATTTGGACAAATACTTCAGCACGGATATTGTGAATCTTTTGTGTCTCAAATGATGAGCACTTAATAGCCATTGTGTCCACCTATTAGCTGCTCATCACTCCACATGCTATATTAAGTGTTattttgtcacgcccggaatttctatctaAAATTCTAAACGCTTACACGTATAGAAACCCTTGTCcagaaatcagccgaggtacataataacaaattgataatagagtacaattattactctaattaataagagaataaaatgtcattacagaggtagatagttcctctcaatcaataaagttctaagcaacggaaaataaaagaaacaacgcaggcgactcctctccacatgcagcttgaccagggctacgcctaatcatcCACTCCATcggcatcactgtagaactcctcctctgataaatgattgcaaggtgagtatatgacatactcagcaagccacgcagcaaatatgcaagtgcacagga
The window above is part of the Oryza sativa Japonica Group chromosome 7, ASM3414082v1 genome. Proteins encoded here:
- the LOC107276117 gene encoding large ribosomal subunit protein P2A → MRFVAAYLMATIGGNASPTKDDVRAILGAVGADIDEDKLGYLFDQVAGKDLAEILAAGSEMLAFGAAPAAAAATAGGAAAAGEKEEEEKVEEKEKEGEDDIVFSLFDDE
- the LOC4343194 gene encoding uncharacterized protein; the protein is MDDDDDEVAAGEAGPAPAAAATGGHADRVFRALALASLYILFRRWRAGGAGLAERPSPAEIAAAVALCASVAWLYALPAFGIRRSSEISTRRWHQD